The proteins below are encoded in one region of Segatella copri:
- a CDS encoding glycoside hydrolase family 25 protein: MKKGLKYTLVSLGSLVVLAGIGLGIMYVVSPYKVKRWLGIASSYSDVFVDRLKGQPYTYGGYDGIDVSKHNGVIKWKEIAKNKRIKFVYIRATHGKGYVDRHYRRNIRLARKYGLKVGSYHLMSAGSSATAQFRDFQKMVKKSEQDLIPVLDVEEKGIQGRWKGRQLQDSIQVFADLVKKHYGKYPIIYSNENFYNKEMGAKFNRYYLFIANYNSRQPSIDGRGKCNIWQYSETGHLHGIGERVDLSRFMNGTTIKDLML, translated from the coding sequence ATGAAGAAAGGATTAAAATATACTTTGGTTTCCTTAGGCAGCCTGGTCGTTTTGGCTGGTATTGGTCTGGGAATCATGTATGTGGTGTCGCCATATAAGGTGAAGCGATGGTTGGGCATCGCTTCATCTTATTCTGATGTGTTCGTTGATAGATTGAAAGGGCAACCTTATACTTATGGCGGGTATGACGGCATTGATGTGTCGAAACACAATGGAGTTATCAAGTGGAAGGAAATAGCGAAGAACAAGCGAATCAAGTTCGTTTATATCAGAGCTACACATGGTAAGGGATATGTGGATCGACATTATCGCCGAAATATCAGACTGGCTCGTAAATATGGGTTGAAGGTAGGATCTTATCATCTGATGTCTGCCGGCTCTTCAGCAACTGCTCAGTTCCGGGATTTCCAAAAGATGGTGAAGAAGAGTGAGCAGGACTTGATTCCTGTATTGGATGTGGAGGAGAAAGGCATTCAGGGAAGATGGAAGGGACGACAGCTGCAGGATAGCATACAGGTGTTTGCTGACTTGGTGAAGAAACACTATGGCAAGTATCCTATCATCTATAGCAACGAGAACTTCTATAATAAGGAGATGGGGGCGAAGTTCAATCGTTATTATCTCTTCATCGCCAATTATAACTCCCGACAACCCTCTATCGACGGCAGAGGAAAGTGCAATATCTGGCAGTATTCAGAAACCGGACATTTGCATGGTATTGGAGAAAGGGTAGATTTAAGCAGATTCATGAATGGTACAACCATCAAGGATTTGATGTTGTAG
- a CDS encoding caspase family protein, with product MKRLLSSLFIFLLAIPTLPARNYIVSVGIADYPGRQNDLRVSANDAKTISGIFTKNGNATVDCFVNSDVTIKKVCTAMRNTFAKASPSDAIILYFSGHGVPGGLVCYDGVLYYSSVLSIMRQSKAQQKMIFVDACFAGKMRNTNKRNTNYSKENVMFFLSSRSTEKSLETPRQTGFKNSLFTVFLERGLRGGADTNKDRVITAKEIYNFVHQGVVEASGNRQHPVMWGKFDGNMAVMKW from the coding sequence ATGAAGCGACTATTATCTTCTCTCTTTATCTTCTTGCTGGCAATACCAACATTGCCAGCAAGAAATTATATCGTTAGCGTGGGCATCGCCGATTATCCCGGTCGTCAGAACGACCTTCGGGTAAGTGCGAATGATGCCAAGACCATATCGGGCATCTTTACCAAGAATGGTAATGCTACGGTTGATTGTTTTGTCAATTCAGACGTTACGATCAAAAAGGTATGTACGGCAATGCGTAATACATTTGCCAAGGCTTCGCCATCAGATGCTATTATCCTATACTTTAGTGGTCATGGTGTGCCTGGTGGATTGGTGTGTTACGATGGAGTTTTGTATTACTCTTCCGTATTGAGCATCATGAGACAGAGTAAAGCTCAGCAGAAAATGATATTCGTGGATGCTTGTTTTGCAGGGAAAATGAGAAATACGAATAAGAGGAATACTAACTATTCTAAAGAGAATGTGATGTTCTTCCTTTCTTCTCGTTCAACGGAGAAATCCTTAGAAACTCCGAGACAGACAGGTTTCAAGAATAGCCTGTTTACTGTGTTCTTGGAACGTGGCTTGCGAGGTGGTGCTGATACAAACAAGGATAGAGTTATCACGGCTAAGGAAATTTATAACTTCGTACATCAGGGAGTAGTAGAAGCATCAGGGAATCGTCAACATCCAGTAATGTGGGGTAAGTTTGATGGGAATATGGCGGTGATGAAGTGGTAA